ATCTGGGTGACGCTGACGCCGCTGGCGTCCTCGGGGAGGATCGTGGCGACGTTGTTGCCGGGGATGGCCAGCCGCATCGGTTGGGGCAGCATCAACGCGCCCACGACGTGGAGCCGCGCGGGGTTGCCGGTGATGCCGGGGGGGATCGGGTAGGCCCAGCCGTAGAGGAGGTTCTGGCCGCCGTAGTCCCAGGCGTTCATGAACCGGTTGAAGCCGGGGTCGATCGTGGTCACCGCCATGTTGTTCGGCAGGACCTCGGCGTACGTCGGGGCGACGAGGTTGCGGTCGGCGCCCTCGAAGTAGTCGACGTGGTTCGTTCGGATGATGTTCGAGCCGGGGCTGAAGCCGATCGCCTCCACCAGGGCTTCGTTCGAGATCAGGTCGGCGCGGGAGGGCCAGCGGATCAGGAACTCCTGGATGTCGTCGATCGCGATCGGGAACTGCTGGCCGACGTGGTTCTGGAGGACGATCCAGCGGTCGGTGGCGTTGATGACCTCGCCCCAGGCGCCCTCCGGCGGCGCAGGGGGAAGCCCGGGCGCCCCGCCGCCCATCGGCCGGCCGGCGATCGCGTCCTCCAGAGCCTGGCGGAGCGGATCCGGCTCCTGGGCCTGGAGCGTTCGAGCGTTCGGGCCCCATGAGGCCAGGATCGCGAGGGCCAGGCAGGCGGCGATCGAGATCTGGCGTCGTCCGTCGAAACGTCCCGTTCCGCTCATGGCCTTCGCTCCCCCGCTCTTCCTCTCGATTCATCCGATCGACGTGGCGCGCATGGCTCCAACTCCAAGATAGCGCCTCGGAGTGATTCGATCAACTCGGGAGAGATCGGATTCGGCCTGCACGCGTCGTTCGGATGGACCCTCAAGGGGAGTCGGAAGCCCCGAACAACGTCACCGGGACGACGATCCGAGGCACGCCGGGATTGTTCGTGCCGAGGATCAGGCCGGCGTCCAAGCGTCGATCGAGATCCGAAGGGTGACGGCCGCCGAGCCGCTGGCGCAGTCGCCATCGCCAGCAGAGCCGGCGCGAAGGCCGGCAGGACCCTCCGATTCATGGTGCCATTTCCCCTCAATACTCCGCGGAGGAGACGGCCTCGCCGCCGTTGCGAGTTCCCAAAGCCATCCACGTGCTTCGATGGATGCTGTTGGTGATGAATCGAACCGAGCCGTCGCAGAAGGCGGTCTGGACGCCGCCAGGATGATTGCTCCGGGCACCCACCAGGCCCGCGAGTGGGTGATAGCCGGCCCCGACGCAATCGGGAACGACGTCGTTCGGGATCATCACATGGTTGTAGCAGGTCTGCGAAAGGGTCCCGACCAGCCATGTAACGCCGCCGGACGTCGCGGACGCGGATTGCCGGTTCAAGGACGCGGCGCACTCCTCATACGCTTGAACTGGAAAGTTGGGGAGCCCGATCGGGCCGTAGTACATGTCCCTTCGCGGGTCGGCGGGCATCTTCCCGGAGCCGCGCAGCTTCTCGCCGAACGCCGCCGTGTTGCTCAGGCCGTCCGTCACGGCGGCGATCGGGATCGAGAAGACGTAATCGGAGAAGGGCCCGTTCAGGCCGGCCCCCGATCGCTTCGTCCCCTGGTTGCATCGATAACTATTGCCCCTGTTCCCCGAGGCACCGTCCGAGGGGCACAGGAAAGTCGAAACGACCGCCCCGACGACCGTCAGGTTCGCCTCCTGTCCCACGGGAGGGGGGGCTCCATTCGGTGAGAGCATGAACTCGTCGAGGCCCACTTCGAAGTTCAACGCGGCGAAGAGGTTCGCCTGGTCCAGATGGGGGAGCATCTGGGCGTGCGACGAGTAGGCCCGTATCAACAGGATCGACTTGTCGGGGCGAAAACTGGTGTTCCCCGTGCAAGACGGCATTCGGTTCCACTGCGCGGCGTAGGCACTCAGGGCGAGCCCCAGTTGCTTCAGGTTGTTCGCGCACGTCGCGCGGGACGCGGCCTCCCGCGCGCGGGAGACCGCGGGCAAGAGGATCGCCGCCAGGATGCCGATGACGCCCATCGCCACCAGGGTCTCCACGATCGAATACCCCGGCGAGCGAGAGAAGGGGAGCTTGGTCATGGGATGTAGATCGTTTTGCAGTCGTCCAGGGGGGCGTAGGGAGCCACGTTCTCGATGATTTCGGCGGGCGAGGCCGGCCGCGGCGCCCTGCTAACTCCGTAAGCTCACGCTCGGCGGCGATGCACGAAGATCGAGGCGAGTAAGAGGAGCCCCGAGACCCCCAGGATCGGAACGACGGGCCATTCAGAGGGAGTCCGCTCAGCCCGGAGAGGTTCGAGCGACTTGACGTCGTCCTTCATCGCGCCTGTCTTGGGCTTCGGATAGTATCGTTCCAGGAACGCAAGTCGCGTCCGCGCATTTCCCTCGTGGATCCGTGATTTTCCGGTGTCCTCGTCGTCGATCTGCGTCCCGGCGACGAGGCCCTTCGGCTTGAAGATCCCAGGGTCGAGATCTCCGTTGACCGACACCGAGCGCAAGAGGAACCGGCTCGACGACTCTTTTCCCGATGGGCTTTTGTTGAACACATCGGCTTCGGAGGGGATGAACCGGCCCTCCACCAGCTTGTAGCGAGTGACGTGAATTTGGAGGGCCTTGCGCGGCTTCCCCACCTCGACCACGCGCGGCAGCCAGTCGTGAGCGGGGTCGAGCTCGCATCGGACGGGATTCGATTTGAATCGGAAGGTGAATTCGACGACGTACCTGTCGGAACCGTCGTCGTTTCGGTCGACGGTCAACTCCGCTCCGTCGTCGAGCGAGCGGTTCAGCCGTTTCCCTCCGGGCATGAGGAGCCAGAGGAGCTCGTCCATTCCGCCCACGTAGGTGTCGTTCGTGCATGGAGAGTTGAGGACCGTCACCGTGTCGGCGATGTCGGGCTTTCCAGGTAGGGGGGTGATTCTGAAGGCCTTGTCTCCGTCGGCGCCTTGATTGGTGGCTTGTACTCGCTGGCCATCCCTGCCGATGAAGAAGGAACGGACGAAGTATTTCCCCCCGGAGGCGATCGCCACGCGGTCTTCCTGATACACGCGCTCCGGACCGTCATCGGATCTGGTGAGCTCGAACGTCGCGTCGATCGAATCGGTGGAATCCCACCAACGCGCGATCGCGTCGCGAATCTCTTCTCGGCTCGCCGGCTCTTTCGCGGACGAATGAGGAACGACGGCGAACATGACGACGCCCACCGCCAGGATGACCGCGGAACGCGAAGGGTAACCCACGATGACCTCGCTGGGAGGGAGGATGTCTGGATTACGACTGCCGTTTGGGAGAGTTGGATAGAGACTACCGTGAGAGCGGCCGGCGAGGCATGCGAAAAATCCATAAAAGATTTAAACATTGAGGAAGGACGAGAGGCTTTTTGGCCGGCGTGGCACGGAGGTTCTCGTGAAATCCATCAATAGCAATAGAGCGATCGGGGCGTCCGCGATTCGCGTCATCGAATCTGCAAACAGGATCCGAACGGCTTCCTGCTCCCTGGCGTACCTTCCTGTACTAGAATGGTGGAGGGGGTCGCGGCCGTTGCGTCGGCGGGGCGGATTTACGCCTTCCGCGCTCGCATGCATCTCCCTTAAGCTACACGGGACGCATCCACGGTCGCGGCCGACGGGCCGCGACGATCCACCGGGCCCACGGTCGTCGCGATGAATTCGGATTCCCAGATCGCCAACGAACATACCAGCGACTGGTCGGAATCCCCGGCGAAGTCGGATAAGCCCGCGCCGAGGGACCTCACCGGCCTGGTGCTGGGCGATTTCCGCGTCCAGCGGCTGATCGGCCGCGGGGGGATGGGCGAGGTTTATCTCGCCGAGCAGATCAGCCTGCGCCGGCCGGTCGCGCTGAAGGTGCTGCTGCCCGAGTGGACCTCGCGGCCCGCCTACCTCAGCCGGTTCTCGGTCGAGGCCACGGCCGTCGCCAAGCTCAACCACCCGAACATCGTCCAGGTCTACGCCCTGGGCGAGGCCGACGGGATCCACTACATCGCGATGGAGTACGTCGAGGGGACGAACCTCCGCGAGTACCTGATCCGCAAAGGGTCGCTGGAGATCCCCCTGGCGCTGTCGATCATGCGGCAGTCGGCCTCGGCCATCGGCGCGGCCGGCGAGGTCGGCCTGATCCACCGCGACGTCAAGCCGGAGAACCTCCTCCTCACCCGCAAGGGACGGATCAAGGTGGCCGACTTCGGCCTCTGCCGCGACTCGGAGTCGGACCGGCTCCACGTCACGCAGCAGGGGACGACGATGGGCACTCCCCTGTACATGAGCCCGGAACAGGCCCAGGGGCACTCGCTGGACCCCCGCAGCGACCTTTATTCGCTGGGCGTGACCTACTACCACATGCTGGTGGGCGAGCCCCCGTTCCGGGCGGAAAACGCCCTGGCGCTGGCGATGAAGCACGTCCGCGAGCCCGTCCCCAGCATGAGGATCCGCCGGCCCGACATCCCCGTCGAGCTGGATCGCCTGGTCCTGAAGCTGATGGCCAAGAGGCCCGCCGACCGCTACCAGTCGGCGGCCGAGATGCTGGCCGACCTGGCCAAGATCCGCAGCCAGATGACGACCGTCGCCGGCGCGGCGGCGGCCGACTTCACGATCCCGCCTCCCTCGATGGAGGCCGACGCCGACGAGCCCGCCGTCCCTTCGGGAGCGGCGTCGCGGTCGTCCTCGGCCGTCTCGTCGCGAGGGGTGGACGTCGGGGGGCTGATGCGGGCGCTCTCGGCCGGCGGGGAGGCGTGGTTCCGCCCCGGCGTTCTGGCCGCCCTCTCCGTGGCCGGCCTGACCCTGGGCGGGCTGCTGGGCTGGCGAAGCGTTGCGGACGCCCGGGCCGCCGAGCAAAAGCGGTTCGCCGCGACCGCCCCCGCCCTGGGCCTCGGCCCGCGCTGGACGTCGACGCCCAGGATGGACGACGCCGAGGCTCAGTTCCGCCACGCGCAGCTCGTCGCGCCGCCGAGTCGACTGGCCGCCGCCTGGCTGGCCGTCCCGGGATACTTCCCCGACTCGTACGACTGGTCGTCCGCGGCCTACCTCCAACTCGGCCGGTTCCTCTACCGCGAGCGCGACCCGGAACGGATCGAGACCCTGGCCCAGGAGCTTCGCGGCTGGCGGTCGAAGCAGTCCCGCGACGAACAGCTCGCCGACCTGCTGGAGATCTCCGGGATGCTCCTGCGGGGGGACGTCGACGGCCTGATCAACAGCCTGAACCGGACGGTGGACGTGAAGGACCGGGTCCTGTCCGACCCGGGGCTCATCGACTTCGGCGTGGAAGTCGTGGCCGATGCGCTGTGGACGCTCGACCGCCCGGGCCAGACCGGGGCCGAGGCCCAGCGGCCGAAGCTCCTCCTCCTGCGGCACCGCCTGCTGCTTTTGCGGAATCGCGTTCTGGCGACCGATCTCGCCGTCCGATGACGGCGGCCGACGGGCGTGATACTCTGGGGGGGCGAGTCGCGAAGGGTTCGGTCGCGCGAGAGCCGGGGAGAGGACGGGGATGGCCTTCCTGAAGCGAGCCAACGGCGAATCCGCCGGACAAATCATTGAGTTGAAGCAGGAGCGAACGGTGATCGGCCGTTCGCCCGAGCAGTGCCACGTCGTGCTCGGCCTCAACGGCGTCAGCAGGCTCCACGCCGCGGTCTACCGACGCGGAGACGAGTTTTACGTCTCCGACCTCAAGTCGCGGAACATGACCAAGGTCAATAACGTCAAGCTCGTCCCCGGCTCCGACCGGAGGCTGGCCACGGGCGACCGCATCAACATCTGCGACGTCGAGTTCGTCTTCCACGCCGCCGAGCCCAGCGACGAACGCAGCAACGACGGCGACCTCGTCATCGTCGGCGACGGCGAGGCCTTCGAGGTCCCCCCGCTGCACACGCTCGACGCCTCCCGGTCCAGCTCGGTCGCCAGCATGGTCAAGCCGGAGGTCAAGCTCAAGGCGATCCTGGAGGTCGCCCGCGACCTCTCCAGCGAGCTGAAGATCGATCAGGTCGCCCCTCGCGTGCTGGAATCGCTCTCGCAGCTCTTTCCCCAGGCCGAGCGTCTCTTCCTCGTGCTGGTGGATCCGGAGACCAAGCGCCTGGTCCGCAAGGCGACGAAGCTCCGTCAGACTCGCGGCCGGATCAACTTCAACCCCGCCATCCCGGCCGACGAAGCCCCGATGCAGATGAGCCGGTCGCTCGTCGAGCACGTCCTCGGCCAGAAGAAGGCGGTGCTCAGCCAGGACGCCGGGGCCGACAAGGACCTCCCCACCAGCGCCTCGATCGCCGACCTGAAGATCCGATCGGTGATGTGCGTGCCGATGGTCACCCCCAACGGCCAGGCCGTGGGGATCATCCAGCTCGACACCAGCGACCGCAAGCAGTTCCATCAGGAAGACCTGGACGTCCTGGCCGCGGTCGCCGGTCAGGCCGCGATCGCCATCCAGAACGCCCAGCTTCACGAGTCGCTCCTGGAGCGCGATCGGCTCGACCGCGACCTGAAGCTGGCCGAGCAGGTCCAGAAGCGGTTCCTCCCCCAGGAGGTGCCGGACATCTCCGGCTACGAGTTCTTCGCACACTACGAACCGGCCTACGAGGTCGGCGGCGACTACTACGATTTCGTCCCCCTGCCGGGCGACCGCCTGGCCGTGGCGCTGGGGGACGTCTCGGGCAAGGGAGTCGCCGCCGCCCTGATGATGGCCAAGTTCTCCGGCGACACCCGTTATTGCATGATCACCGAGAACGCCCCCGGCCCCGCCGCGGCCGAGCTCAACGCCCTGCTCTTCTCGGCGGGCATCGAGGAGAAGTTCATCACGTTGAGCCTGAGCGTACTGGACCCCCGCCGCGGGACCTTGCAGATCGCCTCTGCCGGCCACCTGCCGATCCTGATCCGACGCGCTGACGGCCGTGTCGACGAGATCGGCGCCGACGCCGCCGGCTTCCCGCTGGGGATCGTCCCCGGGGCCGAGTACCAGCAGGTCGAGGCCCGCCTGGGGCCCGGCGACGTGGCCGTCGTCTACTCCGACGGCGTCACCGACGCCCGCAACCTCCGCGAGGAGTTGTACGACTGCCGCGACAAGCGGCGGTTGATCGAACGGCTGGCAGAGACCGCCGGCGGCCCCGACTTGATCGGCAAGACGATCCTCCAGGACATCCGCGAGTTCTCCCGAGGCCACGTCCAGGCCGACGACATCACCTTGATTTGCTTCGGCCCGGTCGTCGCCCGCCCGGGCGTCGAATCGACCGATCCCGAGGACTCCTCCTCGCCATGAGTACGTCGCTGCGGCTCAACAACCTCCGGCTCGACCTGGACGACCCCGAGGAGTCCCTCCCCGCCCGCGCGGCGGGGACCCTGGGTCTGGGCCCCGACGCCGTTCTGGGCTGGCGGATCCTCCGTAAATCGCTCGACGCCCGCCGCGTCGACGACCTACATTTCAGTTATGCGATGGAAATCCAGCTCCCCCAGGCCGAGGCCGACCGGGCGCTGGCTCGCACGCCTTCCGGCGGCGCGGGCGTCGAGGTCCGGCCCTTCCAGGCCGAGGCCTTCGAATGGCCCGAGCCGGGATCGAGCCCTCTGGAACATCGTCCGGTGGTGGTTGGGGCCGGCCCCGCGGGGCTGATCGCCGGCTACCTGCTGGCCCTCAACGGCTACCGGCCGCTGGTCCTGGAACGCGGCCGGGCCGTCAAGGACCGCGTCGCCGACGTCCGCCGGTTCGACGCCGGCGGGCCCGTCGACCCCGAAAGCAACTACCTGTTCGGCGAAGGGGGGGCCGGAACCTTCAGCGACGGCAAACTCACCTCGCGCGGCGGCGGCCCGGACGTCCACCGCGTCCTGGAGATCCTGGCCGACTGTCACGGCAAGCCGTCGATTCTGTATGAACATCGCCCGCACCTCGGCTCGAACCGTCTGCCGCTGGTCGTTAGAACCCTTCGCAAGAAGATGGAGGAACTCGGCGGCGAGATCCGCTTCTCCTGCCGGGTCGAGGATCTCGACGTCGTCGACGGTCGGCTCCGAGGCCTGGGGACCAGCTCCGGTTACATCCCGGCCGACGTGGCGGTCCTCGCCGTCGGCCACAGCGCTCGAGACACCTACGACATGCTCCTGCGGCGGGGCGTCCCGCTGCAGGCCAAGCCGTTCCAGTTCGGCGTCCGGATTGAACAGCCCCAGGAGCAGATCAACCGCGCCCAGTACGGTCCCAAACAGGGCCACCCCGCGTTGGGGGCGGCCGACTACGGGCTCTCGGTCCGGGCCGGGGCCTGCGACCTGTTCACCTTCTGCATGTGCGCCGGCGGATACGTCATGCCCAGCGTCAGCGAGCCCGGTTACTTCTGCTCCAACGGCATGAGCGAAAGCCGGCACGACTCGCCGTTCGCCAACAGCGGCCTGGTCGTCACCATCGACCCGGCCGAGTCGAGCCCTCATCCGCTGGCCGGCGTCCACTTCCAGCAGCGCTACGAGCGCGCCGCCTACGTCGCGGGAGGCCGGTCGTACGCCGCCCCGATTCAGTGGGCGCGGGACTTCCTGGCCGGCCGTTCCAGCCGGGGGAAGCTTCCCTCAAGCTACACCCGAAACGCCGTGAAGCCGATGGACCTGGGCATGCTCCTCCCCGACAAGGTGGTGCAAGCCCTGGTGAAAGGGTTGCCGATCATGGACCGGCGGCTCGACCGGGGCTTCCTCCGCGACGCCACTCTGACCGGCCCCGAGTCGCGCGGCAGCTCCCCCGTCCGGATCCCCCGGGACGCCGGCAGCCGTCAGAGCCCGGCCGTGGTCGGCCTCTACCCCTGCGGCGAAGGCGCCGGCTACGCCGGGGGGATCATCAGCGCGGCCGTCGACGGTCTCCGAACCGCCCGCTCCCTGGTCGCCTCCTTCGCCCCCCCCGGTTGAGCCGAGGCGGCCTGCCGCCGTCGATTCTTGCAGGACGCCGAGCGGTTTTTCTTTTGAACTTTGCGGTCAAGTTTTTAACATGACGTTGCTTCGCTGCGTTTCATCTTTCGGGACGTCGATGCGCCCATGATCATCGCATGCCCACAATGCGGCTTCTCGGGCAAGGTCCCTGACCACGCGGCTCTCGCGCCCCACCAGGCGCGTTGCCCGAAGTGCCGTTGCCGGTTCGATATCGGCGATCCCGACGTGCAAATCCCGGAGCCGGTCGGCCGCACGGACCTGCGCCACGACCTGGCCCGCCCTCGTCTGGACCCGAGCGACTCCTCGTACGAGTTGGACCCCATCGTCGACGGCTTCGAGGGGGTGTGGGACGTCCCCCTGGGCGAGGAATTCGAGGACGACGAGCACGTCCCTGCGCCGACCGCGACCTCGCGAGCGGTGATTTCCGAGGTTCCTCCGCCTTCCGGGAAGCGAGTGCCCGAGTGGATGCTCCGGCCGTTTCGCATCTCGATGTGGCGAATCCGCCTGTTCCAGGTCTGGGCGATCCTGCTCCTCGTGTGGGCGGCCTGGATCGTCGTCCGAACGGCGATCGCGTTGTCGCGGATGGACGACGCCCAGTTCCTCTCCAACGACGATCTCCTCCGGCCGATCCTCGCGGTGGTCGTGCTGGTTTCGACGTCCGCCCTCCTCTGTCTCTCCGTCGACGTCAGCCGCCGTCTCATCCGCCTGACCTACGCCCCCACGTCGCCTCCACCCGTGTCGGCGCCGGTGGCACCCCCTTCTTCCGGAACCCTCGGCGCTGTCTCCCGCCGCGTCAATGGGAATGGGGTCGACTTCACGCAACGACGCAACGGCTCTCACGGTTGACCGCCGGCGGCCTGCGGCGGAAGCCCTAAGGCCTCGTCGATCATAGAGATGGGTGCCGTGGCCATTCTTGCGTGGCCATGAACCGCCGTGCGACCGGCACATGCGGATTTGTCGGCCGAAGCGGCGCGTGAAAAGTCTCGGCAATCGGAATCACCTCGCTCGTCGTGCGGATCGTCTCTCCCAGGTGACATTCCCGCCGCGACGATCGAGGAGACTCCGCCATGGCCGCTACCGAGGCTCAGATCCGCGCCAATCGCGCGAACGCGCAGAAATCGACCGGGCCGAAGTCCGACGCCGGCAAGGCGCGGGCTCGGATGAACGCGCTGAAGCACGGGATGAGGTCGAAGAAGCCGCTCGTGCTGCCGCAGGAGGATTCGGCGGAGTTGGAGGCTCGGATCCAGACGTGGGTCGAGGATTGGGAACCCGCGAACGCGATCGAACGGGCGCTGGTCGAGCGCGGGGCGCGGGCTTCGTGGGCGCTGGAGCGTGCGGAGCGTTACGAGGCGGCGCTGCTGGCGAGGCGGGTGCGGAGAGCGATGCTGACCTCGCGGGCGAAGGGGGCGGCGAAGGTCGCCGCGCTGGGGCGGAGGCTGTTCGCGATCGTCGGCAGCTTCGCCTCCGGCAAGGCGGCCCCGCCGTCGGACGACGAGCCGGCGGCGATCGTCGCGACGCTGGAGGATTCAGCCGAGGGCGTGCGCTGGATGCTCGACCGCTGGGGAGAGATCCGCTCATTAATCGACAGCGACCATGTGTTCACGTATTGTGATAAGTACAGGTTCGTCCGGCTTCTGGGGAAGCAGGCGGGCGACGCCGCCGAGGATCCGGCCCTGAACGCGATCTTCCTGGCCTGGGAGGCGCTGGAGGAGGACGGCGGCGTCGGGTTCTGGAAGCGGTTGCGGCGGGACTCGCCGTTCCACGACCCGA
The sequence above is a segment of the Paludisphaera rhizosphaerae genome. Coding sequences within it:
- a CDS encoding LolA family protein, which encodes MGYPSRSAVILAVGVVMFAVVPHSSAKEPASREEIRDAIARWWDSTDSIDATFELTRSDDGPERVYQEDRVAIASGGKYFVRSFFIGRDGQRVQATNQGADGDKAFRITPLPGKPDIADTVTVLNSPCTNDTYVGGMDELLWLLMPGGKRLNRSLDDGAELTVDRNDDGSDRYVVEFTFRFKSNPVRCELDPAHDWLPRVVEVGKPRKALQIHVTRYKLVEGRFIPSEADVFNKSPSGKESSSRFLLRSVSVNGDLDPGIFKPKGLVAGTQIDDEDTGKSRIHEGNARTRLAFLERYYPKPKTGAMKDDVKSLEPLRAERTPSEWPVVPILGVSGLLLLASIFVHRRRA
- a CDS encoding NAD(P)/FAD-dependent oxidoreductase, which encodes MSTSLRLNNLRLDLDDPEESLPARAAGTLGLGPDAVLGWRILRKSLDARRVDDLHFSYAMEIQLPQAEADRALARTPSGGAGVEVRPFQAEAFEWPEPGSSPLEHRPVVVGAGPAGLIAGYLLALNGYRPLVLERGRAVKDRVADVRRFDAGGPVDPESNYLFGEGGAGTFSDGKLTSRGGGPDVHRVLEILADCHGKPSILYEHRPHLGSNRLPLVVRTLRKKMEELGGEIRFSCRVEDLDVVDGRLRGLGTSSGYIPADVAVLAVGHSARDTYDMLLRRGVPLQAKPFQFGVRIEQPQEQINRAQYGPKQGHPALGAADYGLSVRAGACDLFTFCMCAGGYVMPSVSEPGYFCSNGMSESRHDSPFANSGLVVTIDPAESSPHPLAGVHFQQRYERAAYVAGGRSYAAPIQWARDFLAGRSSRGKLPSSYTRNAVKPMDLGMLLPDKVVQALVKGLPIMDRRLDRGFLRDATLTGPESRGSSPVRIPRDAGSRQSPAVVGLYPCGEGAGYAGGIISAAVDGLRTARSLVASFAPPG
- a CDS encoding DUF1559 domain-containing protein — translated: MTKLPFSRSPGYSIVETLVAMGVIGILAAILLPAVSRAREAASRATCANNLKQLGLALSAYAAQWNRMPSCTGNTSFRPDKSILLIRAYSSHAQMLPHLDQANLFAALNFEVGLDEFMLSPNGAPPPVGQEANLTVVGAVVSTFLCPSDGASGNRGNSYRCNQGTKRSGAGLNGPFSDYVFSIPIAAVTDGLSNTAAFGEKLRGSGKMPADPRRDMYYGPIGLPNFPVQAYEECAASLNRQSASATSGGVTWLVGTLSQTCYNHVMIPNDVVPDCVGAGYHPLAGLVGARSNHPGGVQTAFCDGSVRFITNSIHRSTWMALGTRNGGEAVSSAEY
- a CDS encoding protein kinase domain-containing protein; amino-acid sequence: MNSDSQIANEHTSDWSESPAKSDKPAPRDLTGLVLGDFRVQRLIGRGGMGEVYLAEQISLRRPVALKVLLPEWTSRPAYLSRFSVEATAVAKLNHPNIVQVYALGEADGIHYIAMEYVEGTNLREYLIRKGSLEIPLALSIMRQSASAIGAAGEVGLIHRDVKPENLLLTRKGRIKVADFGLCRDSESDRLHVTQQGTTMGTPLYMSPEQAQGHSLDPRSDLYSLGVTYYHMLVGEPPFRAENALALAMKHVREPVPSMRIRRPDIPVELDRLVLKLMAKRPADRYQSAAEMLADLAKIRSQMTTVAGAAAADFTIPPPSMEADADEPAVPSGAASRSSSAVSSRGVDVGGLMRALSAGGEAWFRPGVLAALSVAGLTLGGLLGWRSVADARAAEQKRFAATAPALGLGPRWTSTPRMDDAEAQFRHAQLVAPPSRLAAAWLAVPGYFPDSYDWSSAAYLQLGRFLYRERDPERIETLAQELRGWRSKQSRDEQLADLLEISGMLLRGDVDGLINSLNRTVDVKDRVLSDPGLIDFGVEVVADALWTLDRPGQTGAEAQRPKLLLLRHRLLLLRNRVLATDLAVR
- a CDS encoding SpoIIE family protein phosphatase → MAFLKRANGESAGQIIELKQERTVIGRSPEQCHVVLGLNGVSRLHAAVYRRGDEFYVSDLKSRNMTKVNNVKLVPGSDRRLATGDRINICDVEFVFHAAEPSDERSNDGDLVIVGDGEAFEVPPLHTLDASRSSSVASMVKPEVKLKAILEVARDLSSELKIDQVAPRVLESLSQLFPQAERLFLVLVDPETKRLVRKATKLRQTRGRINFNPAIPADEAPMQMSRSLVEHVLGQKKAVLSQDAGADKDLPTSASIADLKIRSVMCVPMVTPNGQAVGIIQLDTSDRKQFHQEDLDVLAAVAGQAAIAIQNAQLHESLLERDRLDRDLKLAEQVQKRFLPQEVPDISGYEFFAHYEPAYEVGGDYYDFVPLPGDRLAVALGDVSGKGVAAALMMAKFSGDTRYCMITENAPGPAAAELNALLFSAGIEEKFITLSLSVLDPRRGTLQIASAGHLPILIRRADGRVDEIGADAAGFPLGIVPGAEYQQVEARLGPGDVAVVYSDGVTDARNLREELYDCRDKRRLIERLAETAGGPDLIGKTILQDIREFSRGHVQADDITLICFGPVVARPGVESTDPEDSSSP
- a CDS encoding zinc ribbon domain-containing protein — encoded protein: MIIACPQCGFSGKVPDHAALAPHQARCPKCRCRFDIGDPDVQIPEPVGRTDLRHDLARPRLDPSDSSYELDPIVDGFEGVWDVPLGEEFEDDEHVPAPTATSRAVISEVPPPSGKRVPEWMLRPFRISMWRIRLFQVWAILLLVWAAWIVVRTAIALSRMDDAQFLSNDDLLRPILAVVVLVSTSALLCLSVDVSRRLIRLTYAPTSPPPVSAPVAPPSSGTLGAVSRRVNGNGVDFTQRRNGSHG